In the Silene latifolia isolate original U9 population chromosome 1, ASM4854445v1, whole genome shotgun sequence genome, aactctttggatttaaccaatatcaagagtacgaggctctgataccaattgaagagttaagaacgattaacacctaagagggggagggggtgaattaggtgtaccttttaaaaattttatccttaacttagttaattaattactttaagctaagaatattgaagtacaagactcgagaaacttaattgaatgtaagttcacaagaaggtacaacagttttatgtcacagtataggtgactgtgacacataacttgattaggtacatgcgagaaatagcaaagtggaagaacgtaaaagtaaatgaacaaacaaacgacattttaaaaattggttcagcctctactccgaggcctacgtccaaccgttattttattacttgtttagaaatttactcaaacttactaaaccccttacaatgaaaataactcgccaacctactccggttgcactcaaacttaaagctactccgcttcaagagtttatgggttctatctcaaggtgttacagaatcttgaatctcaagagttcactaaatgaacatggagatcacaatgaagatctaacacgagaatcatagaacaaactcattatgtcacagtacatcgaactgatacttggaggttttacagctttttcgaaaacaatttgaagactttaaaatcagaaaaacgttttgcaaacacttgaagaacaaagctttaaatgcacaaatgatttgcaaggtttttacaataaatgctttggaagtcttaagaaataaatgtgactaagacactctatttatagtggatttagtcttaggtaagtacaacttagaaagattaaatccaatattaaaatgatagatttgagtgatggtaagtgttagactataggcttggggcttgagaaatcagaaaacttaagctactacactcaacatgtgacaatttaccaaaatgacaaaaagcttttcttactttagaagtttgacaagtcttctttgccattttagtaaaaggtgtttgcacaattctagaggcttagtcaagtgggtTTGTGACtgcaaaatttcagattattttcaaacttttgaaaattcaaatgtttaaggtttaaaatttgcaaagttttgacacttagggtccgtttggattgaaggaattggagagaaggggaggggagggaaagggagggatttaatttactttgtttggataaaaaatatgggagaaaggaaatgaaaggggagagaaatgagaggacttatttttcctcctatagaacaaactataatctttccaatggtgacaagatttggaaagaaaacattatttggactctaattataccactaacatccttcaatcctccatccattcttcatctccctccttcctctccttccatttcccttcataatttttgttatccaaacacccacatcccatttgccctccccttctctcccctcccttcagattcaaatgtttaaggtttaaaatttgcaaagttttgacacttaaaaacatttggtcgaaattcctcctccgtatgatagtactagaaaccacagtacagcgtactgttgcatggttttgccattacttgacttaaatgagaatgttacacttactcttacattgttcgactaaggcttggaaaatatcattgtcttgacttctttgattagcttgatcatcttgaatcattgttgaaagcccatttgattgcttcaatcactaatcatttcaactaagaacaaacaatcaaatagcaaagggacttggcatcatcaacacaatgtgttctaacaCTGTGTGTTGTGCATAAGGCTTATCAGGCGCTGCAAACTAGTTTGGGCATTGCTTCAGACTACTTTAATTTGTGAAATACTATGTATAAATTTGTTAGAAAAACAGCGCCCTTGATCACGCGCCTTTATCTACGCCTTGTCACCATGTGCGCTCGTTATCTTCGTGCACTTTACACCTTTTAAAACTAATAACAAGGATGAAGTGTTTTTGTTGTAGTATATTTCCTTtacttttttattttaattttattatgaGTACTTAAAATTCTGATTGCGGAGGAACCTAAGAAAAGTATTAGCATTATGATGGGCATCCTTTCTTTGTACAGTTAGTCAGTTAGTCTTTTTTAAGACGGAATTTTCCGTTTTATAGTTAAAACGAGTCAAATACTACCCTATTTAGATAAATGGGACAATTCCCTGGATATTATTCTTTTGTCTTATCTAAGCAAGTGGGTACTACTTGACCCGTTTTAACTAAAAAACATCCGTCTTAAACAAGCAGTTGTGTTCTTTGTTAACTTCAGTTCTCAAATTGCTCCCACCCTGCCTGCACACACGGTTTCTCCAAGTCACCTTAAGAGACTAAAGAATTGGAGGAAGTAGTTTTTTCTTTATTATGTGACTGATATATTGGAGTACTTAATTAAACAGAATTTTTCTGATCATTTTAAAACAGTCACTATCTGCTGAGTTTATATTGATCCATATGTTTTATGTCTTATGTTAGGTATCGGCTTCAAAAGTGTATTTCTCTTAACAGCTAATCCATACATTCTCAGTAATGGCTACCAAATACGGTTTAGTGAAACGCCTTGTACTGAGTGTGATATTGCCTACATTGTTCCGGAGTGGGTTGACAAGCCTTGCATCTCAGACATCCAGGAAATCTATGGTCGTCATACATCTCTGCCGACCACCACATTGATTTTGCCTTTAAAGGCTGATAAAGTTGAAGCAGTGAAGGAACAACTGTCAAGTCTCCATCCGGAGCTGCTCTTATTTCTCTCAAAAATCAAGCGGCTCTCGGTTAAGGAGGATAATCAAAACCCAAAGCTAAATAGTGTTCGTGCAATTTCAATTTCTAGTGAGAGGGACTTTGTATCCAAGAAAAACATCGATTCTGAGTCCTATACTGTTCACTTGGCTGCTGAGGAAGGTGGTGACGATTCACAGGGCGAATGTAGTTATTATATGTGGAGGCAAAAGTTCCCAGTGAAGGCTGAGAATAAGGTAGAAAAGAGGAAGGATATCGAGGAATGGTCTATTACATTGGCTTTTCCATATGGCAATCGTCTTGATCGAGGAATGACGTGCTCTGGCATTTACGCTTTCCTCCCCACGGAGACAGCCACAAATCTGCCATTCATAATTCAGGCTGATTTTCTTCTCCCATCATCTAGAGAGGCTATTCTTTGGGATGACAAATGGAATCAAGGCATCCTTGATTGTGTTCCCAGTGCTTTTATTAATGCATTTGTCTCTCTTGTGAAAGCAAGGGAAGATGCTCCCGCTTCCAGCCTGGCGTCCATGTTTGCATTTTTGCCGGTTAAAAGTTCGGCCTACTCTAAGTTGAATGTTATCAGGGAGGCGATAAAAGAGAGGCTTTGTCAAGAAAGCATAGTAATGTCAGAATCCCATTCGAGTCAGAAGTTTTTTCATAAACCAAGTGAAGTTGGCAGGTTAATGTCACCGTTTTGGAAGATATTGTTAAAGGCAAAAGCTCAAGGAGCAAAGTTACACAACCTTTCCTCCCACGGTAAACACATATTGCACTCTTCTTTCGATACCAGTAAATACAATGATGAGCTCGAGTTCCTAGGGATCAAGTTTGTTGACCATGATTGGTATCCAAAGTGCATCCAAAGTTGTAATCTTGTGGGTATGGAGGAAGATATTTACATGGAGCTGCTTTGCTTTCTAGCGAAAAATTGGAACTCATTCGATATATCCTCTATGAGAAGCATACCTCTTCTGAAGTATGTAAATGCTGCTGGCGATGTTTCTTTGTTAACTGTGAATGAAGCAGTAAATCAGTCATATCTTCTCTGCCGATCAAAAAATTCGAAGGATATTTCATGGCTTATTAAGTGGAGCACAGAATTTCTATCTGCATCAAAGCTAGCCTTCTTGCCTCAAAAGATGCAGGAGAGCTGCTTAAAATTGGATGCTATATTGACTTGGATGAAAGATCATGTCAGAGTAAAGACACTAGATATTTGTGAATACTCAAATCTTCTTAAGAGCTCACTCAGAAATAGTAGCTCTAGGCTGGTCATAGCTTTTGCACACTTTCTTTATCATTCTTATGGAAACCACTTTCTTCAAGATACCGAGGTGACAAGTATATGTAGCCAGATGCCACTTGTTGACCGATATGGTGGTGTATATGTTGGCAAGAAGGGTGTACTGGTTCCTGCAAACGGAAGCAAGTGGGTTGATTTGCTGGGTTCCAATCCATGGAGAGATGAGGAGTTCATGGAGCTTACTGAAGATTACATGACTTCAGGCCAACATGCTGGTCATCGCACTCCTCAAAATGAGCTGGTTAAGTTTCTTCGGAAATGGGCTGGTGCTTTCGACATCCCAGAAATATCTCCGCCAAACACTTCAGTTCCTGCCGTTTCTGGACCGTTAAAGAAGGACAATGTGTTCCTTCTTTTGGATTGGATTAAGAATTTGAGATCTAGGGGAGTTGTGATGCCTAGGAAATTCTTGAGATGTGTCAAGAATGGGAACTGGTTGAGGGTGAAAATCAGTGATAGTACAGTTTACAAACCTCCATCTCAATCATTTCTTCCTAGTTCATCATGGGGAAGTCTACTCCAAAATGGTTCTGACATGGTTGACATACCATTGGTTGATCTGCAATTTTACGATAATAAATTAACCCATTACGAAGATGAGCTTAAAGCAATTGGAATAATGTTTGAATGTGGGCAAGCATGTGAATTCATTGGCAAACATCTCATGTCCATGGCTAAATTTTATAACCTGAGTAGTACCAAGGTTATTGCCATGCTCAATTTCATCCAGTTTTTGAGGACTAACTATCTCCCAGTAGATGAATTCATAAACAGCATAAAAAATGTGGAATGGGTGAGGACCTCCAGTGGAGACAGGTCCCCTGTCGATTCTGTCCTCTATGTTGAATCCTGGAAAGATGCATCAACGGTCAGTAATCTACCTTTCATTGATCAGGATTATTATAGTAAAGAAGTTATGAATTACAAGGAGGAGCTGGGTTTACTGGGGGTTATGGTGGAGTTCAATGAAAACTATCAGATTGTGATTGACAATGTGAAACCTGCTGCAACTCTGTATGGTTTATCCTCCAAGTCTTTACTTTTTGCTCTCAAGTGCATTAGCAACACTCGTAAAACCTATAAACTTGTTGCTGCGTTGAAATCTGCCAAGTGCTTGAAGACAAACAGGGGTTACTTGCGTCCTAGTGAATGCTTCCTATTTGATCGAGAATGGGGATGCTTGTTGCAGGTATTTGATGATTTTCCTTGCATTGATGTTGATTTCTATGGAGGTAGCATATTCCGTTACAAAGATGTGCTGAAGAAAATTAGGGTGGCGGTGGAATTTGACTATGTTGTTGAGAAATTTTGTGCAGTGTTCAGGCAAAGAGTTTCATCAAAAAATTTCACCAAGGAGAATGCCCTCTCATTTATTTTATGCTATAAAAACTTGAAGAATGCTAGGCAAACACTTACTGAGGATCTAAGAGCATGTATTCAGGAAGCAAAATGGATAAAGACCCGACTTGGGGATTTCAGGTCACCCAAGGATTGTATATTGTTCAGTTCAGAATGGCAGGCTATAGACCAGATTACCACACTTCCTTTTGTCGATGACGTGAATTGCTATGGTGAAGCTATCCATGAGTGGAGAGATGAGCTTAGAAGTATGGGTGTAGTGATTGATCTCGATGAAGGGTCTCATTTGGTTTTGTGTCATATTCTTTTCCCACAGGATGTCAAGGGTATAACTCCTGTTAGCATAGTTTCCTTGCTCAGGTGTATCAGGTATGCTAAACTAAAGAACCCGGAATCATTTCCAGCGGATTTCTTAAAAAAAGTTCAGCAAACAAAGTGGTTGAAGTCCACTTTTGGGTACAAGAGTCCGCAAGAGTGCTTGTTCTATGATCAACCAAGGATTTTGCAACGTTGTGACGGTCCATTCATTGACGAAGAGTACTACGGGCAGTTATCATCGTACAAAACAGAGCTCGCTACTCTAGGAGTCACCATTGATTTGCCTAGTAGCAATGCAAATTCAATGCTCGCTAGCCACCTCATGTCTCTTACCGAGTTTACCAAGATTGAGCGGATATATTCATTTTTGAATGAAGTAAATTGGAAACCGAATGCTGGGGATTGGAAAATCTGGTTCCCAACAAGCTCTGATGATGGCATGTGGGTCAGCCCAAATGAATGTGTTTTGCATGATGCAAAAGGTCTTTTCGAGTCACGTTTTCATGTGCTTGATGGAACGCAATACAAGCCAGACCTCCTTATGTTTTTCTCGAAGACCTTTGAGGTCAAATTCAAGCCCTCTATTGACGATTACTGCACCCTCTGGAAGGAGTGGGAAAACTCAAGGTCTACATTATCAGTTGATGAATGCCAGGCTTTTTGGGGGCAAGTCATGATGT is a window encoding:
- the LOC141601776 gene encoding uncharacterized protein LOC141601776; its protein translation is MENCAKMASAKQHIEDLRKEKFWIGVGTKNPLRNDLRMGVKYLSAELYSKDVHFLMELIQNAEDNEYLEGVEPSLEFLITSCDITGTGAPATLLIFNNEKGFLRKNIESICSVGNSTKAGNRKRGYIGEKGIGFKSVFLLTANPYILSNGYQIRFSETPCTECDIAYIVPEWVDKPCISDIQEIYGRHTSLPTTTLILPLKADKVEAVKEQLSSLHPELLLFLSKIKRLSVKEDNQNPKLNSVRAISISSERDFVSKKNIDSESYTVHLAAEEGGDDSQGECSYYMWRQKFPVKAENKVEKRKDIEEWSITLAFPYGNRLDRGMTCSGIYAFLPTETATNLPFIIQADFLLPSSREAILWDDKWNQGILDCVPSAFINAFVSLVKAREDAPASSLASMFAFLPVKSSAYSKLNVIREAIKERLCQESIVMSESHSSQKFFHKPSEVGRLMSPFWKILLKAKAQGAKLHNLSSHGKHILHSSFDTSKYNDELEFLGIKFVDHDWYPKCIQSCNLVGMEEDIYMELLCFLAKNWNSFDISSMRSIPLLKYVNAAGDVSLLTVNEAVNQSYLLCRSKNSKDISWLIKWSTEFLSASKLAFLPQKMQESCLKLDAILTWMKDHVRVKTLDICEYSNLLKSSLRNSSSRLVIAFAHFLYHSYGNHFLQDTEVTSICSQMPLVDRYGGVYVGKKGVLVPANGSKWVDLLGSNPWRDEEFMELTEDYMTSGQHAGHRTPQNELVKFLRKWAGAFDIPEISPPNTSVPAVSGPLKKDNVFLLLDWIKNLRSRGVVMPRKFLRCVKNGNWLRVKISDSTVYKPPSQSFLPSSSWGSLLQNGSDMVDIPLVDLQFYDNKLTHYEDELKAIGIMFECGQACEFIGKHLMSMAKFYNLSSTKVIAMLNFIQFLRTNYLPVDEFINSIKNVEWVRTSSGDRSPVDSVLYVESWKDASTVSNLPFIDQDYYSKEVMNYKEELGLLGVMVEFNENYQIVIDNVKPAATLYGLSSKSLLFALKCISNTRKTYKLVAALKSAKCLKTNRGYLRPSECFLFDREWGCLLQVFDDFPCIDVDFYGGSIFRYKDVLKKIRVAVEFDYVVEKFCAVFRQRVSSKNFTKENALSFILCYKNLKNARQTLTEDLRACIQEAKWIKTRLGDFRSPKDCILFSSEWQAIDQITTLPFVDDVNCYGEAIHEWRDELRSMGVVIDLDEGSHLVLCHILFPQDVKGITPVSIVSLLRCIRYAKLKNPESFPADFLKKVQQTKWLKSTFGYKSPQECLFYDQPRILQRCDGPFIDEEYYGQLSSYKTELATLGVTIDLPSSNANSMLASHLMSLTEFTKIERIYSFLNEVNWKPNAGDWKIWFPTSSDDGMWVSPNECVLHDAKGLFESRFHVLDGTQYKPDLLMFFSKTFEVKFKPSIDDYCTLWKEWENSRSTLSVDECQAFWGQVMMCLNSKNESLIFESVAKVPAFSSGSTDALLLSKHDVFIPDDLLLKDLFDKYSPNPIFVWYPGKNMGAISRHRLFHLFSKTGVRKISESVSKCELSNLKCTEWKKMNPKDVHISKGLLMLILGFLADPELKIEAKSRHDMVKGLLNLTFFETSEAIAMSYSLKMTSGEIVEVSSSQMVRWQTDGDKFIAQKLDKSGGLKNVLEYATMFAEVVSRGLLWEKEDLITGLCELIKLGFLVEFAEDAIEYFLKSKNLQVFAEDEEFLATVSGVL